The following proteins are co-located in the Phragmites australis chromosome 10, lpPhrAust1.1, whole genome shotgun sequence genome:
- the LOC133883462 gene encoding SPX domain-containing protein 1-like, whose protein sequence is MKFGKSLSGQIVETLPEWRDKFLSYKDLKKRLKLIGAGGRAERQPKRARRDDAGEADASAAMTPEEAEFMLLLEAELDKFNSFFVEKEEEYIIRQKELQDRVARAAGRESKEELMRVRKEIVDFHGEMVLLENYSALNYTGLVKILKKYDKRTGALIRLPFIQKVLQQPFFTTDLLFKLVKQCEAMLELLLPINEPSVSIEDGKGDSNDEKPAKPSSSLVKGGGIPELDEIEYMESMYMKSTVAALRSLKEIRSKSSTVSVFSLPPLQGNNAPEEPERWNKIPVIEQAAK, encoded by the exons ATGAAGTTCGGCAAGAGCCTGAGCGGGCAGATCGTGGAGACGCTGCCGGAGTGGCGCGACAAGTTCCTGTCCTACAAGGACCTCAAGAAGCGCCTCAAGCTCATCGGCGCCGGCGGACGGGCCGAACGGCAGCCCAAGCGGGCCCGCCGCGATGACGCCGGGGAGGCCGATGCGTCGGCGGCGATGACCCCGGAGGAGGCGGAGTTCATGCTGCTCTTGGAGGCCGAGCTCGACAAGTTCAATTCCTTCTTCGTCGAGAAGGAGGAAGAGTACATCATCCGCCAGAAG GAGCTGCAGGACCGGGTAGCGAGAGCGGCCGGCCGGGAGTCCAAGGAGGAGCTCATGCGGGTGCGCAAGGAGATCGTCGACTTCCACGGCGAGATGGTGCTGCTCGAGAACTACAGCGCCCTCAACTACACCG GATTGGTTAAGATTCTCAAGAAGTATGACAAGAGAACTGGAGCCCTGATCCGGCTGCCCTTCATCCAGAAAGTCCTGCAGCAGCCTTTCTTCACCACTGACCTCCTATTCAAGCTAGTGAAGCAGTGCGAAGCCATGCTGGAGCTGCTCCTACCAATAAACGAACCATCTGTATCAATTGAAGATGGAAAAGGAGATAGCAATGATGAGAAGCCTGCAAAGCCCAGTTCTTCCTTGGTAAAAGGCGGTGGTATTCCAGAGTTAGATGAGATTGAGTACATGGAGAGCATGTACATGAAGAGTACGGTCGCCGCACTTAGGTCACTGAAGGAGATCCGGAGCAAGAGTTCGACTGTCAGCGTGTTCTCGTTGCCACCTCTTCAGGGCAACAATGCACCGGAAGAGCCGGAGAGGTGGAACAAAATACCTGTGATAGAGCAGGCCGCCAAATGA